Proteins from one Mycteria americana isolate JAX WOST 10 ecotype Jacksonville Zoo and Gardens chromosome 1, USCA_MyAme_1.0, whole genome shotgun sequence genomic window:
- the ADM2 gene encoding protein ADM2 — translation MRAPAPVALGCISLVLSLLELRACPPLPHGRAPKRRDPPDRRPSPAPLLGDHPGPRPPALPQPAGGPRHRLLVPRHGPKLIPRHGPRLAPRHGACPAPRHRLLIPRQRPKLIPRHGPRHGARRLILRHGPRHGSRHARGRRHALGRLQHAQLLRVGCVLGTCQVQNLSHRLWQLMGQSGRQDSSPMNPNSPHSYG, via the exons atgAGAGCCCCGGCGCCGGTCGCGCTGGGTTGCATCAGCCTGGTGCTGAGTCTGCTGGAGCTGCgcgcctgcccgcccctgccccacggccgcgCGCCCAAGCGCAG GGACCCCCCGGACCGGAgaccctccccggccccgctcctcggGGACCACCCAGGACCgcggccccccgccctgccgcagCCCGCCGGCGGCCCTCGGCACAGGTTGCTCGTCCCACGGCACGGCCCGAAGCTCATCCCACGCCACGGCCCCCGGCTCGCCCCCCGGCACGgcgcctgcccggccccccggcacAGACTGCTCATCCCACGGCAGCGCCCGAAGCTCATCCCACGCCACGGACCCCGGCACGGTGCCCGCCGCCTCATCCTGCGGCACGGCCCGCGGCACGGCTCCCGGCAcgcgcggggccgccggcacGCGCTGGGGCGGCTGCAGCACGCGCAGCTGCTGCGGGTGGGCTGCGTGCTGGGCACCTGCCAGGTGCAGAACCTGAGCCACCGCCTCTGGCAACTGATGGGCCAGTCGGGCCGCCAGGACTCGTCCCCCATGAACCCCAACAGCCCCCACAGCTACGGGTGA